One window of Quercus robur chromosome 5, dhQueRobu3.1, whole genome shotgun sequence genomic DNA carries:
- the LOC126725286 gene encoding cysteine-rich receptor-like protein kinase 28 encodes MDDALESISVLKAWVVGVLVIGILDNWKLAEGSNEHAGRKLVDQASGFISIDCGATKDYLDEDTGISYKSDTGFVDTGINKVISPEYHSSNTDFGQQLINLRSFPQGKNNCYTLKPEQGKSSNYLIRAIFQYGNYDKKNEIPTFELYVGDNYWTTVEMSSVPFMYFPDIIYVLSSDTIFICLINTGSGIPFISALELRPLDKSLYPCDIGALNNGWRYNLGTTIDKVVVRYKNDVYGRLWYTSSALPNSVPINTSVIDIQNNNDSYQLPSEVLRTAVQPSSGYRSLSFNGTPNYIGEAYVCFHFAEIAKLTQGKKREFIIDVNGGSYISEPITLDYLKPLSICLNQTFDGQFSFVISATESSYHPPILNAFELYRVIRWFEHDKPTNSRDDGETDVRTNRWRANKWWIWLIVAVGGIMIAFLCLLFYAKVKKNIAEGERKKKQKILLQELRGNAISSTVRDKVKKRNNDRQDSHELQIFSFETISAATRNFSTENKLGEGGFGPVYKGELYDGQKIAIKRLSRSSRQGLVEFKNEAILIAKLQHTNLVRLLGLCIEQEEKILIYEYMPNKSLDFFLFDSTMKSLLNWKKRFNIIEGIAQGLLYLHKYSRLRVIHRDLKASNILLDEDMNPKISDFGLARIFGLKGLEENTNRIVGTYGYMSPEYAINGIVSIKTDVFSYGVLLLEIVSSKKNNSCYHSEYPLNLIGYAWQLWNEGKGLELIDPTIIDESSPSSEILRCIHVGLLCVQDQAADRPTMLDVATMLSSEIVQLHPPKQPAYLINIVQEKSSEVSEIMPGNCSINDVTISEMKAR; translated from the exons ATGGATGATGCCTTAGAATCAATTTCGGTTCTAAAAGCATGGGTTGTCGGTGTTTTGGTGATTGGTATTCTTGACAACTGGAAACTAGCTGAAGGAAGTAATGAACATGCAGGAAGAAAACTTGTTGATCAAGCTTCAG GATTCATAAGCATTGATTGTGGGGCAACCAAAGATTACTTGGATGAAGACACTGGTATATCTTACAAGTCAGATACAGGTTTTGTAGACACTGGGATAAATAAAGTCATATCCCCTGAATACCACTCTTCAAATACTGATTTCGGGCAGCAATTAATAAATCTGAGAAGCTTTCCCcaaggaaaaaataattgttatacCCTCAAACCTGAACAAGGGAAAAGCAGCAATTATCTCATTAGAGCTATCTTCCAATATGGAAATTATGACAAGAAGAATGAAATTCCAACGTTCGAGTTATATGTCGGAGACAATTATTGGACCACAGTGGAAATGAGTAGCGTTCCATTTATGTATTTTCCCGATATCATTTATGTTCTCTCATCTGACACCATATTTATCTGTTTGATAAACACGGGATCTGGAATACCTTTCATTTCGGCCTTGGAGTTACGTCCTTTGGACAAGTCCCTTTATCCATGTGACATTGGAGCGTTAAACAATGGCTGGCGATACAACTTAGGCACCACAATTGATAAGGTGGTTGTCAG GTACAAGAACGATGTCTATGGTCGCTTGTGGTATACTTCTAGTGCGTTGCCAAACTCAGTTCCGATCAATACCTCAGTTATTGACATACAAAACAACAATGATAGTTATCAACTACCATCAGAAGTATTGAGAACTGCTGTCCAGCCATCTAGTGGTTATCGTTCCTTAAGTTTTAATGGCACGCCCAATTACATTGGAGAAGCTTATGTTTGCTTTCACTTTGCTGAAATTGCAAAACTTACgcaaggaaagaaaagagaattcaTTATTGATGTGAATGGAGGAAGCTATATCTCAGAACCTATAACTCTTGACTACTTAAAGCCACTGTCCATATGTCTCAATCAAACATTCGATGGgcaatttagttttgttattAGTGCAACAGAAAGTTCTTACCATCCTCCCATCCTCAACGCGTTTGAGCTTTACAGAGTAATTCGTTGGTTTGAACATGACAAACCAACCAACTCAAGAGATG ATGGCGAAACGGACGTGAGGACGAACAGGTGGCGAGCAAATAAGTGGTGGATATGGCTCATTGTGGCAGTAGGGGGAATCATGATCGCCTTTTTGTGCTTATTATTCTAtgcaaaagtgaaaaaaaacaTAGCGGAAG gggagagaaagaagaaacaaaagataCTTCTACAAGAACTTAGAGGTAATGCAATATCGTCCACTGTACGTGACAAAGTGAAGAAACGAAATAATGATAGGCAAGATAGCCATGAGTTGCAAATCTTCAGCTTTGAAACCATTTCTGCTGCCACAAGAAATTtttcaactgaaaataaattagGAGAAGGTGGTTTTGGACCAGTTTataag GGTGAATTATATGATGGGCAGAAAATAGCAATAAAGAGACTCTCAAGAAGTTCTAGACAGGGATTGGTAGAGTTCAAGAATGAAGCTATTCTTATTGCCAAACTCCAACACACAAATCTTGTAAGACTGTTAGGGCTTTGCATTgagcaagaagaaaaaattctaaTCTATGAGTACATGCCCAACAAAAGCTTAGACTTCTTCCTCTTTG ATTCTACTATGAAGTCTTTATTAAATTGGAAAAAACGCTTCAACATCATTGAAGGCATTGCTCAAGGACTTCTTTATCTTCACAAATATTCAAGACTAAGAGTAATTCACCGAGACTTAAAAGCAAGCAATATTTTGCTTGATGAGGATATGAATCCAAAAATTTCTGACTTTGGCTTGGCTAGAATATTTGGGTTAAAAGGATTAGAAGAAAACACAAATAGAATTGTTGGAACATA TGGTTATATGTCTCCAGAGTATGCCATAAATGGTATTGTTTCAATAAAAACTGATGTATTTAGCTATGGAGTCCTACTATTGGAAATCGTGAGcagcaagaaaaataatagtTGCTATCACTCTGAGTATCCGCTCAACCTTATAGGATAT GCATGGCAGTTATGGAATGAAGGGAAAGGTTTGGAACTTATAGACCCAACAATAATAGATGAGTCATCCCCTTCATCTGAAATATTGAGATGCATTCATGTTGGTCTTTTATGTGTACAAGACCAGGCAGCAGATAGACCTACCATGCTAGATGTTGCAACTATGCTTTCAAGTGAAATTGTTCAACTGCATCCTCCAAAACAACCTGCATATCTTATCAACATTGTTCAAGAAAAATCATCAGAGGTTTCTGAAATTATGCCAGGAAATTGTTCCATTAATGATGTTACAATTTCAGAGATGAAAGCAAGATAA